One stretch of Prinia subflava isolate CZ2003 ecotype Zambia chromosome 7, Cam_Psub_1.2, whole genome shotgun sequence DNA includes these proteins:
- the LOC134552909 gene encoding uncharacterized protein LOC134552909, translated as MVLVTVLMLFLWVMLISWILMSPVGIAVTLGYGIQKGQLTTLHSRMKREIQAKTQVIEISNEIRAENVMIGLVRDFAKMHNTSRITACLPIPKAAGDPVSWGIITSKLPEIGGNKTINCKQVPESRVVVREYWKITEDSYMQPMRKSECILSNGKLGQIIEWWVKDQDLAKWQCWFLRYQKIRDNTTESVVVWKCEEKDWKGLEPWDSAWSVSILQKFQYMESTPWCIKWKGSENETDPTVTNTDTSSQKEANKVSWWVCKKIYDCTSDNLEMKQWSPLAIALRIGCACRKIKHKQGKIDSKIIVGCSRSTIRSPGPFVWAMSDGTWTTHLPMDGQVREITLGLPTLCPIWKKSPFNRSSEALQIKAKRDVSEDKNPDDTWKEPSSGVKIGWALESLFGPIANYRNREMLYRLTGQVDRLARITREGFKELNVQLQATTKMTLQNRLALDMLLLKEHRVCRYLKRQIDHCCIHIPNVTADVEHDISQLKQIEHEAQKEQKDLATSWLGKIFEGLGWNVSSWIKSILENLIILLIIFLVIWLVYRILKREIQKKAS; from the coding sequence atggtattggtaactgtgctcatgctcttcctgtgggtaatgttaatttcatggatactaatgtcaccagtagggattgctgttactttgggatatgggatacagaagggtcaactaacaactcttcattctagaatgaagagagagatacaggcaaaaacacaagtaatagaaatttctaatgaaattcgggctgagaatgtaatgattggattggtcagagactttgccaaaatgcataataccagcagaataacggcctgtctgccaataccaaaggcagcaggggacccagtaagctggggaataataacgtcaaaattacctgaaataggagggaacaaaacaattaactgtaaacaagtaccagagtcaagggtggtggtcagagaatactggaagataacagaggattcctatatgcaacccatgagaaagtcagagtgcattcttagtaatggcaaattgggacaaatcatagagtggtgggttaaggaccaagaccttgcaaaatggcaatgttggtttctacgctatcaaaagatcagggacaacactacagaaagtgttgtggtgtggaaatgtgaagagaaggattggaaaggactggaaccttgggacagtgcatggtctgtgagcatcctccagaaattccaatatatggaaagcacaccctggtgcattaaatggaaaggctctgaaaatgagacagatcccacagtgacaaatactgatactagcagtcagaaagaggcaaataaggtaagttggtgggtatgtaagaaaatttatgattgcacctctgataatctggaaatgaaacagtggtcaccattggcaatagccttacgaattggttgtgcctgcaggaaaattaaacacaaacaaggcaaaatagattctaagattatagtaggatgtagcaggagtacaattcgaagtccaggaccatttgtatgggcaatgagtgatggcacatggacaacacacttgcctatggacgggcaggtaagagaaatcaccctgggccttcccactttatgtccaatttggaagaaatccccatttaacaggagcagtgaagccttgcaaataaaagcaaagcgagacgtctcagaagacaagaacccagatgacacttggaaggaaccctctagtggagtaaagattgggtgggccctagaatccttgtttggtcccattgcaaattatcgaaatagagaaatgctatatagactcacaggtcaggtagacagattagcaagaatcacacgagagggatttaaggaactcaatgtgcaattacaggccaccaccaaaatgaccctgcaaaatcgtttggctttagatatgttacttttgaaagaacacagagtgtgtagatatttaaagagacaaatcgaccattgctgcatccacatcccaaatgtaactgcagatgtagaacatgacatcagtcagttaaaacaaatagagcatgaggcacaaaaggaacaaaaggatttagctactagctggttgggtaaaatctttgaaggattaggatggaatgtgagttcatggataaagtctatccttgaaaatctgataattttactgattatatttttagtaatttggttagtttacagaatcctgaagagagagatacagaaaaaggcatcttga